Proteins encoded within one genomic window of Marinobacter halotolerans:
- a CDS encoding AraC family transcriptional regulator — MSDFENQTIFPAAELFLIRRYMRAQGFSPGQWLLGTGLDEEAIGRPDTLVSSNQFDIVYRNVYRLVERPEVGLHFGLSLNLSRWGMLAMALICARSLGAALETANTYRTLLRSRFNLHPEVEGQSVCITVTPRTDMTFPVNPSFAYEMLLGTLQSQISDLLGRAFRFQRVALHYPPPSHHGAYQRYCHCPVEFDAAKTVLWVAVEDMERALPLANRVAELQARAVFEQEIERVAQVESGDIAWLVRNELGRDQRLPLPTLDAMAERLAMSSRTLRRRLNEANTRYRLLCQEHQLQLALNELARTRQPISLVAANCGFSDPGSFRSVFKRWIGMTPREYRLQFGEG; from the coding sequence GTGTCAGATTTCGAGAATCAAACCATTTTTCCGGCAGCCGAGCTGTTCCTGATTCGTCGATATATGCGCGCGCAGGGCTTTTCGCCAGGGCAGTGGTTGCTGGGGACCGGGCTGGACGAGGAAGCAATCGGTCGGCCGGATACGCTAGTGTCCTCAAACCAGTTCGATATCGTTTACCGCAATGTCTATCGGCTGGTTGAGCGGCCGGAGGTGGGACTGCATTTTGGTCTTTCTCTGAACCTTTCGCGCTGGGGCATGCTGGCGATGGCATTGATCTGCGCCCGCTCGCTGGGCGCGGCTCTGGAAACGGCCAACACCTATCGCACACTGCTGCGCAGTCGATTCAATCTCCACCCTGAAGTTGAGGGGCAGTCCGTCTGCATCACCGTAACACCGAGAACTGACATGACGTTCCCGGTGAATCCTTCGTTTGCTTACGAAATGCTTCTGGGAACACTTCAGAGCCAGATCAGTGACCTGTTGGGTCGAGCTTTCAGGTTCCAGCGCGTTGCGCTTCACTATCCGCCTCCGAGTCATCACGGAGCCTACCAGCGATACTGTCACTGCCCGGTTGAATTTGACGCGGCGAAAACGGTTTTGTGGGTGGCGGTTGAAGACATGGAGCGCGCTCTGCCACTGGCTAATCGAGTGGCGGAATTGCAGGCCAGGGCGGTGTTTGAGCAAGAAATCGAGCGCGTTGCCCAGGTGGAAAGTGGCGACATTGCCTGGCTGGTGCGCAACGAACTTGGCCGGGATCAGAGGTTGCCGCTCCCGACCCTGGACGCCATGGCAGAGCGTTTGGCCATGAGTTCTCGAACCTTGCGTCGACGGCTGAACGAGGCCAATACCCGTTACCGATTGCTTTGCCAGGAGCACCAGCTTCAACTGGCGTTAAATGAGTTGGCCAGAACGCGGCAACCCATCAGTCTTGTTGCGGCCAATTGCGGGTTCAGCGATCCGGGCAGTTTTCGGTCGGTTTTCAAACGATGGATCGGGATGACGCCGCGGGAGTACCGACTGCAGTTCGGGGAGGGTTAG
- the dkgB gene encoding 2,5-didehydrogluconate reductase DkgB produces the protein MTESALPRIGMGTFRLKGNEARDAVKSALSLGYRHIDTAQMYENESEVGDGITSSGIPRREVFLTTKIWHDQLAKHDLINSLQESLRRLKTDHVDLTLIHWPSPDDEVPMEEYLGALRDAQREGLTTHIGISNFTCTQMDQAISILGENAIMTNQVEVHPFLANRKVVDHAQKLGITVTGYMPLAVGKVMEDQTLIQIAEARNLTPAQVALAWVASRGIVVIPSSTRPSHQKANLDALDVELTPEEIARIDALDRNERIANPSFAPTWD, from the coding sequence ATGACAGAGAGCGCACTTCCAAGAATTGGCATGGGCACCTTTCGTCTGAAAGGCAACGAAGCCAGGGACGCCGTAAAAAGCGCACTATCCCTGGGCTATCGCCATATCGATACCGCCCAGATGTACGAGAACGAATCCGAGGTGGGTGATGGCATCACTTCCAGCGGCATTCCCCGCCGCGAGGTCTTCCTCACCACCAAGATCTGGCATGACCAGCTCGCCAAACACGATCTGATCAACAGTCTGCAGGAGAGCCTCAGGCGGCTGAAAACCGACCATGTGGACCTCACGTTGATTCACTGGCCATCGCCGGATGATGAAGTGCCGATGGAGGAATACCTGGGCGCCCTTCGAGACGCCCAGCGAGAGGGTCTGACGACGCATATCGGCATATCGAACTTTACCTGTACCCAAATGGACCAGGCCATAAGCATTCTTGGTGAGAACGCCATCATGACCAACCAGGTGGAAGTGCATCCGTTTCTGGCCAACCGAAAGGTCGTGGACCACGCGCAAAAGCTGGGCATCACCGTCACCGGCTATATGCCGCTTGCCGTGGGCAAAGTTATGGAAGATCAGACACTGATCCAGATTGCGGAGGCCCGCAACCTGACCCCGGCACAGGTTGCACTTGCCTGGGTAGCTTCGCGGGGCATTGTGGTGATTCCATCGTCAACACGGCCCAGCCACCAGAAGGCAAACCTGGACGCCCTTGATGTGGAGCTTACGCCGGAGGAAATCGCCCGGATCGACGCTCTGGACCGCAACGAGCGCATTGCTAACCCGAGCTTCGCGCCGACCTGGGACTGA
- the fhuB gene encoding Fe(3+)-hydroxamate ABC transporter permease FhuB gives MAAGLLWLGALLASAAPWIGELEPARLLATFWTFNEDNYRSVLAHFSWAPRVSIAILIGCGLGLAGAVTQQILGNPLASPTTLGVEAGGQFGVTLATLFFPGLLAFSPDLVAVAGGLLAIGLVIALTWRLGFSPVTVILAGLVITFFMGAVNMAFLLLKGEWLGNLFIWGAGSLVQNNWQPFMELWPRVLVIAALMLLLMRPLQVMQLGQTSASSLGAKVGLIRVLALLLVVLMTATVVSRVGVVAFIGLAAPVLARLLGARTLTSRLLWGTLLGGGLLLLADTLAHWASTWGDGSLVPTGTTTALIGGPIILMALQGFKNSHHMPGQESSPAGFLPSRRPVTVIAGTLAALLLVTMVISMGWSPGLEGWNWTTLTQWDEAWIWRGPRMLAAILAGVALGLAGTLIQRMTGNAMASPEMLGISGGAAVVMVLIVLSGVDLGRAGQLGGATLGAAAALGLLILLARKHNFAGNQLLLGGLALYVFMDAGLRLVMASGGTVASQLLNWMYGSTWLVSETEAMSLMVLILAITATLVLVLRPLTILPLGDTSASSLGLPVVKARILLLLLAALLTASATVVIGPLSFVGLIAPHLARVLGQQTIGRQLIVAALAGGLLLGLADYISRVVIYPAQLPAGLLAALVGGLYFLWGLSRHGRA, from the coding sequence TTGGCAGCCGGCTTACTCTGGCTCGGCGCTTTGCTGGCCAGCGCCGCGCCCTGGATCGGCGAGCTTGAGCCGGCGCGTCTGTTGGCTACGTTCTGGACCTTCAATGAAGACAATTACCGGTCGGTGCTGGCCCATTTCAGCTGGGCGCCACGAGTATCCATCGCGATTCTTATCGGTTGTGGCCTGGGGCTGGCCGGCGCGGTAACGCAGCAGATACTGGGCAACCCCCTGGCCTCCCCGACCACACTGGGAGTGGAAGCCGGTGGCCAGTTCGGCGTCACGCTGGCTACGCTGTTTTTCCCGGGGCTGTTGGCCTTCAGCCCCGACCTGGTCGCCGTTGCCGGCGGCCTGCTGGCCATCGGGCTGGTCATCGCGCTGACCTGGCGCCTTGGATTTTCCCCGGTCACGGTGATTCTGGCCGGCCTGGTGATCACCTTTTTTATGGGGGCGGTCAACATGGCCTTCCTGCTGCTAAAGGGAGAATGGCTCGGTAACCTGTTCATCTGGGGTGCCGGCTCCCTGGTTCAGAATAACTGGCAGCCATTCATGGAACTCTGGCCAAGGGTTCTGGTGATTGCCGCGTTAATGCTACTGCTGATGCGCCCGCTGCAAGTCATGCAGCTGGGGCAGACCTCGGCCAGTTCGCTGGGGGCAAAGGTGGGACTGATTCGGGTGCTGGCACTGCTGCTGGTGGTACTGATGACGGCAACGGTGGTCAGCCGGGTCGGCGTGGTGGCCTTTATCGGTCTTGCGGCACCGGTCCTGGCCCGCTTGCTGGGTGCCCGGACCCTGACGTCACGCCTACTCTGGGGCACACTGCTGGGCGGTGGCCTGCTGCTTCTGGCTGATACCCTGGCTCACTGGGCGTCCACCTGGGGCGACGGTTCACTGGTGCCCACCGGCACCACAACTGCCCTGATCGGCGGCCCGATAATCCTGATGGCGCTGCAGGGTTTCAAAAACAGTCATCACATGCCGGGGCAGGAATCCAGCCCAGCCGGCTTCCTGCCTTCACGTCGGCCGGTCACCGTGATCGCGGGGACTCTGGCTGCGCTGCTGCTGGTTACCATGGTTATTTCCATGGGTTGGTCTCCGGGACTGGAAGGCTGGAACTGGACTACCCTCACGCAATGGGATGAAGCATGGATATGGCGCGGACCAAGAATGCTGGCGGCCATTCTGGCCGGCGTAGCGCTGGGGCTAGCCGGTACGCTGATCCAGCGGATGACCGGCAATGCCATGGCCAGCCCCGAAATGTTGGGGATCAGTGGTGGTGCGGCCGTCGTCATGGTGCTGATCGTTCTGTCAGGAGTTGATCTAGGTCGCGCCGGGCAACTCGGCGGGGCGACGCTTGGTGCGGCTGCCGCATTGGGGCTGCTGATTCTGCTGGCCCGGAAACACAACTTCGCCGGCAATCAGCTGCTGCTGGGCGGCCTAGCACTTTACGTCTTCATGGACGCCGGCCTGCGACTGGTGATGGCCTCCGGCGGCACCGTCGCCTCGCAACTGCTCAACTGGATGTATGGCTCAACCTGGCTGGTCTCCGAAACCGAAGCAATGAGCCTGATGGTGCTGATTCTCGCCATCACTGCCACCCTGGTGCTGGTGCTGAGGCCACTGACGATTCTTCCCCTCGGTGATACGTCGGCTTCTTCACTAGGTCTGCCGGTGGTAAAGGCTCGGATTCTGCTGTTGCTGCTTGCCGCACTGCTTACCGCATCTGCAACCGTGGTGATCGGGCCTTTAAGCTTTGTCGGCCTGATCGCCCCGCACCTGGCACGGGTACTGGGCCAGCAAACCATTGGCCGGCAACTGATCGTTGCGGCCCTCGCCGGCGGGCTGTTGCTGGGCCTGGCCGATTATATTTCCCGGGTTGTCATTTATCCGGCACAGCTTCCCGCCGGGCTGCTGGCGGCGTTGGTGGGTGGCCTCTACTTCCTCTGGGGGCTCAGCCGTCATGGCCGTGCCTGA
- a CDS encoding ABC transporter ATP-binding protein encodes MPAFFDVSNLNVQIGDNAILSDISLGFHEGEVTGLLGHNGSGKSTLLKVLARQLAPSSGDTRLDGKPFQTTGAREFARKVGYLPQHPPGTDGLTVRELVALGRYPWRGPLGRYNTEDHQLIDQAIDDTDLAPFRHRSVDTLSGGERQRAWIAMLLAQQTRCLLLDEPISALDVKHQVETLRLVHRLAAERELTVIVVLHDVDLAARFCDRLVALKSGRLIADGSPRDIMDTRTLETIYSVPMGVMERAPGQWVSYVH; translated from the coding sequence ATGCCTGCTTTCTTCGACGTATCCAACCTGAATGTGCAGATCGGTGACAACGCTATCCTCAGCGATATCAGCCTTGGCTTTCATGAGGGCGAGGTCACTGGACTGCTCGGCCATAATGGCTCCGGTAAATCCACCCTGCTAAAGGTTTTGGCCAGGCAGCTTGCCCCCTCCTCCGGCGACACAAGGCTGGACGGCAAACCCTTCCAGACCACCGGCGCGCGGGAATTTGCCCGCAAAGTGGGCTACCTGCCTCAACATCCCCCTGGTACTGATGGCCTGACGGTGCGTGAGCTGGTTGCACTGGGGCGCTATCCCTGGCGGGGCCCACTGGGTCGCTACAACACCGAAGACCATCAACTGATAGACCAGGCCATAGACGATACCGACCTGGCTCCCTTTCGCCACCGCTCGGTGGACACATTGTCCGGGGGCGAGCGCCAGCGAGCCTGGATTGCCATGCTACTGGCCCAGCAGACCCGGTGTTTATTGCTGGACGAGCCTATTTCCGCTCTGGACGTTAAACATCAGGTTGAGACGCTGCGCCTGGTTCATCGCCTTGCCGCGGAACGGGAACTCACGGTCATCGTGGTGCTGCATGATGTGGATCTGGCGGCACGTTTCTGTGACCGTCTGGTGGCCCTGAAATCCGGCCGGCTGATCGCCGATGGCAGCCCCCGGGATATCATGGACACCCGGACTCTGGAAACCATTTACAGTGTGCCCATGGGTGTCATGGAGCGGGCGCCCGGGCAGTGGGTTTCCTATGTTCACTAA
- a CDS encoding TonB-dependent siderophore receptor: MRPFLTASFALTATLGLPLQAQETLSPLDVTTNAYQDPTGPVDGYVAKNSRSATKTSTPITETPQSISVVTADQMDDQGVTSVQEALRYTVGVGAEQYGLDSRGDWQSVRGGDPVIFLDGLKKTFGFYQSPRTEPFLLERIEVVRGPSSVLYGQGNVGGIINLVSKRPQEEQKTQLELQLGNNARKQAAIDTTGALTDDGSLLYRFIAVGRDSDTQVNKVEDNRVVLAPSITWRPNDRTEWTLMALHQKDRTGTTAQFLPIEGTLKPSPYGLPQIPIDLFISEPDFDRYNTEETAVTSLLSHNLNATWTLRQNLRYSESEVDYQSIYPQFTPELQPNGDIARVAYANKPNLDSLTADHQAEALFTTGNVDHTFLAGWDYQHAVSDGRSAYKKNVGDLNVFDPVYGNYTPLTASDFSDKPENTVIQSGFYAQNQMTINDRWIAVLGLRYDNAKNKTEGGRTFTDEQTSGRVGLMYQFASGLTPFISYSESFQPITGLDNNGDPWEPLKGEQVEVGAKYQPSGSDSLYTATIYDLREKNRRAPDPNNPNNQIQNGETSARGVELEAKVEVTASWDLIANYAYTDTEVKEGTNEGARLAAIPEQTASIWTQHDLTAAGLPGLRVGTGLRYQGESWGGADEIRTPSQTLWDAMVAYGINRWELAVNVNNITDETYFSSCLARGDCFIGSKRTVIGTLSYEF, translated from the coding sequence ATGCGCCCCTTTCTGACAGCCAGCTTTGCCCTCACTGCGACCCTCGGCCTGCCCCTTCAGGCCCAGGAAACCCTCAGCCCCCTGGACGTAACCACCAACGCCTACCAGGACCCGACCGGCCCCGTGGACGGTTATGTCGCCAAGAACAGCCGCAGCGCGACCAAAACCTCCACGCCCATTACCGAAACCCCGCAGTCCATCTCTGTGGTCACCGCCGATCAGATGGATGACCAGGGCGTAACCAGCGTGCAGGAAGCGTTGCGATATACTGTGGGCGTTGGCGCCGAACAGTATGGGCTGGACAGCCGCGGGGACTGGCAATCAGTCCGCGGCGGCGACCCTGTTATTTTTCTTGATGGCCTGAAAAAAACCTTCGGGTTCTACCAGAGCCCTCGGACCGAGCCGTTCCTACTGGAACGGATTGAGGTTGTCCGGGGCCCTTCGTCCGTCCTGTATGGTCAGGGTAACGTTGGCGGCATTATCAACCTGGTAAGCAAACGCCCCCAGGAAGAGCAGAAGACCCAGCTTGAGCTGCAGCTCGGAAACAATGCCAGGAAGCAGGCAGCAATTGATACAACCGGAGCTCTGACCGACGATGGTTCTCTACTATACCGGTTTATTGCGGTTGGCCGTGACAGCGATACCCAGGTCAACAAGGTTGAGGACAACCGGGTTGTTCTTGCGCCCTCAATCACCTGGCGCCCCAACGATCGGACTGAGTGGACCCTGATGGCGCTGCATCAGAAGGATCGAACCGGCACGACGGCGCAGTTCCTGCCAATTGAAGGCACCCTGAAACCCTCGCCTTACGGGCTGCCGCAGATTCCCATAGATCTGTTTATCAGTGAGCCGGACTTCGACCGGTATAACACCGAGGAAACCGCCGTTACCTCGCTGCTCAGCCACAACCTGAACGCGACCTGGACTCTGCGCCAGAACCTTCGCTACTCGGAAAGCGAAGTGGACTACCAGTCCATTTATCCCCAGTTCACCCCGGAATTGCAGCCCAACGGTGACATTGCGCGGGTGGCCTATGCCAACAAACCCAACCTTGATTCGCTGACGGCCGATCATCAGGCAGAAGCGCTCTTCACCACCGGCAATGTGGACCACACCTTTCTGGCGGGCTGGGACTATCAGCATGCCGTCAGTGATGGACGCTCAGCCTATAAGAAAAACGTGGGCGATCTTAACGTTTTCGATCCCGTCTACGGCAACTACACCCCACTGACCGCCAGCGATTTCAGTGACAAACCGGAAAACACGGTCATCCAGAGCGGCTTCTATGCCCAGAACCAAATGACTATCAATGATCGCTGGATTGCGGTGCTGGGTCTTCGTTACGACAACGCAAAAAACAAGACCGAAGGCGGCAGAACCTTCACCGATGAACAAACCAGCGGCCGTGTCGGCCTGATGTACCAGTTCGCTTCCGGACTGACACCCTTTATCAGCTACTCCGAGTCTTTCCAGCCAATTACGGGCCTGGACAATAACGGCGATCCCTGGGAGCCGTTGAAAGGCGAACAGGTGGAAGTGGGCGCAAAATACCAGCCCAGCGGCTCAGATAGCCTCTACACGGCAACCATCTACGATCTGCGGGAGAAAAACCGGCGCGCCCCTGACCCGAACAATCCGAACAATCAGATCCAGAACGGCGAAACCAGCGCCCGGGGCGTCGAGCTGGAAGCCAAGGTTGAAGTCACTGCAAGCTGGGATCTGATCGCCAACTACGCTTACACCGACACAGAGGTCAAGGAAGGCACCAACGAAGGTGCACGTCTGGCTGCCATTCCGGAGCAGACGGCCTCGATCTGGACGCAGCACGATCTGACCGCTGCAGGCCTGCCAGGCCTTCGGGTCGGGACCGGTCTGCGCTACCAGGGCGAAAGCTGGGGCGGCGCCGATGAAATCCGCACACCATCCCAGACCCTTTGGGACGCCATGGTCGCCTACGGTATTAACCGCTGGGAACTGGCAGTGAATGTGAACAACATTACCGACGAAACCTACTTCAGCTCCTGTCTGGCTCGGGGTGACTGCTTCATCGGCAGCAAACGAACCGTTATCGGCACTCTGAGTTACGAGTTCTGA
- a CDS encoding PQQ-dependent sugar dehydrogenase, with protein MFIFRTLILLAGVAFGSYALAQQTFSSDLADFRLQTVAEGLNHPWSLAFLPDGSKLITERAGQLRLIKNGKLQPEPIPGVPELVVAGQGGLLDVLLHPEFADNRLLFLSYAHGNSEGMTTRVARARFDGERLQDVEVIFEALPRSGTSRHFAGRMEFDSDGNLYISVGDRGDKPRAQDTRDDAGGVHRLTINGEPAPGNPFLTDDSVNDTFFTYGNRNIQGMTRHPQTGEIWTHEHGPRGGDEVNVLKAGANYGWPKVTYGIGYSGIPISDKTTMPGITDPLHYWDPSIAPSGIAFYTGDLFPEWQGDVFVGALKMRKLVRLRFDNKDVVQEEDLLPDLNERIRAVNMGPDGALWLLTDSSKGKVYRMVPAK; from the coding sequence ATGTTCATCTTCAGGACGCTGATTCTTCTGGCAGGGGTGGCCTTCGGCTCGTACGCCCTGGCCCAGCAGACATTTTCATCGGACCTTGCCGATTTCCGCCTGCAAACCGTCGCCGAAGGCCTGAACCACCCCTGGAGCCTGGCCTTTCTGCCTGATGGTTCAAAACTGATCACCGAGCGGGCCGGGCAACTAAGGCTGATCAAAAACGGCAAACTGCAGCCCGAACCGATCCCCGGTGTGCCTGAGCTGGTTGTTGCCGGCCAGGGCGGCCTGCTGGATGTGCTGCTGCACCCGGAGTTTGCCGACAATCGCCTGCTTTTTCTCAGTTATGCCCATGGCAACTCTGAAGGCATGACCACCCGGGTGGCCAGGGCCCGTTTTGACGGTGAACGACTACAGGACGTTGAGGTTATTTTTGAAGCCTTGCCCCGCAGCGGCACCAGCCGGCACTTTGCCGGACGCATGGAGTTCGACAGCGACGGCAACCTCTACATTTCGGTGGGCGACCGGGGCGATAAACCACGGGCCCAGGACACCCGCGACGACGCGGGCGGCGTCCACCGGCTGACGATCAACGGCGAACCGGCGCCGGGAAACCCGTTCCTGACTGATGATTCAGTGAACGACACCTTTTTCACCTATGGCAATCGCAACATCCAGGGCATGACCCGGCATCCACAGACCGGTGAGATCTGGACCCATGAACATGGTCCCCGTGGCGGGGATGAAGTGAACGTCCTCAAGGCAGGCGCAAATTACGGCTGGCCCAAAGTCACCTATGGCATAGGCTACAGCGGCATCCCGATTTCAGACAAAACCACCATGCCGGGGATAACTGACCCGCTGCATTATTGGGACCCGTCCATCGCACCCTCCGGCATCGCGTTCTACACCGGTGATCTGTTTCCTGAATGGCAGGGCGACGTGTTTGTCGGGGCGCTGAAAATGCGAAAGCTGGTGAGATTGCGGTTTGATAACAAGGACGTGGTGCAGGAGGAAGACCTGCTGCCGGACCTGAACGAGCGTATCCGCGCGGTCAATATGGGACCGGACGGGGCACTTTGGCTGCTGACGGATTCCAGCAAAGGCAAGGTATACCGGATGGTGCCGGCCAAGTGA
- a CDS encoding fatty acid desaturase, whose amino-acid sequence MTDTDVGANRSEQQQIDEICQVIRQSGEDIRSQYPWMRNKNAVGLGIFLFAVTGIVASGWAYWVGAISAWLCIPLVAFLTSLLHELEHDLIHKQYFKNNKPIHNGMLLVCWALRPGTINPWIRRQLHFLHHKKSGTAEDREEQGIGNGQPYGNWLRWLVMYDTLVGNITRALVAAPKGKKLHFVLRILAANFPFAVACALTWYGFLAFHLIDGMAAAAGAPIAWSATTESIMAYVNNVVVVLIAPFYLRSFCLNFISSSMHYYGDVDSLLKQTQVLNAWFLWPFQLFCFNFGSTHAIHHFVVGEPFYIRQLTAAKAHRVMRANGVRFNDLGTFSRTNRFGPPVIQSRTASL is encoded by the coding sequence ATGACGGATACAGACGTCGGTGCAAACCGGTCCGAACAACAGCAGATTGATGAGATCTGCCAGGTTATCCGCCAAAGCGGCGAGGACATTCGGAGCCAGTATCCCTGGATGCGAAACAAGAACGCCGTGGGGCTGGGCATCTTCCTGTTTGCCGTAACCGGCATCGTCGCCAGTGGCTGGGCCTATTGGGTCGGTGCCATCAGCGCCTGGCTTTGCATTCCGCTGGTCGCTTTTCTGACCTCGCTACTGCACGAACTGGAACATGACCTGATCCACAAGCAGTACTTCAAAAACAATAAGCCCATCCATAACGGGATGCTGCTGGTATGCTGGGCTCTGAGGCCAGGCACCATCAACCCCTGGATTCGTCGTCAGCTGCACTTCCTGCATCATAAAAAGTCCGGCACTGCCGAAGATCGCGAAGAGCAAGGCATCGGCAACGGTCAGCCCTACGGTAACTGGCTGCGCTGGCTGGTCATGTACGACACGCTTGTGGGAAACATTACCCGCGCGCTGGTGGCCGCGCCCAAAGGCAAAAAGCTGCACTTCGTATTACGCATTCTGGCGGCCAACTTTCCCTTCGCGGTTGCCTGCGCCCTCACCTGGTATGGCTTTCTGGCCTTCCATCTGATCGACGGCATGGCCGCCGCAGCCGGCGCGCCGATCGCGTGGTCCGCGACAACCGAAAGCATCATGGCGTACGTCAATAATGTGGTCGTCGTCCTGATCGCCCCATTTTACCTGCGCTCTTTCTGCCTGAACTTCATCAGCTCCAGCATGCATTACTATGGCGACGTGGATTCACTGCTGAAACAGACTCAGGTCTTGAATGCCTGGTTCCTGTGGCCCTTCCAGCTGTTCTGTTTCAACTTCGGAAGCACCCACGCTATCCATCATTTTGTCGTGGGCGAACCGTTCTACATCCGCCAACTAACAGCTGCGAAAGCGCACCGGGTGATGCGGGCAAACGGGGTTCGGTTCAACGATCTTGGCACCTTCTCGCGGACCAACCGTTTTGGTCCGCCGGTCATCCAGTCTCGAACTGCGAGTCTATAA
- a CDS encoding GFA family protein: MMTGQCLCGSVSFEYDGPLGPIALCHCSQCRRAHGSAFSASAPVQKIRFRFITGEESIREYESRPGKYRAFCQNCGSQLYSRVDAIPGILRLRVGVINEPLGKGPAQHVFVGSKSDWFEITDQIPQFEKTERTNDPH; the protein is encoded by the coding sequence ATGATGACCGGGCAGTGCCTTTGTGGCAGCGTCAGCTTTGAATACGACGGACCGCTGGGTCCGATTGCCCTGTGCCACTGCAGTCAGTGCCGTCGTGCCCACGGAAGTGCATTCTCGGCCAGTGCGCCGGTACAGAAAATCCGTTTCCGGTTCATCACCGGTGAGGAAAGTATCCGGGAGTACGAATCGCGTCCGGGCAAATACCGGGCCTTCTGCCAGAATTGCGGCAGCCAGCTATACAGCCGGGTGGACGCCATCCCGGGCATTCTTCGCCTGCGGGTCGGCGTCATTAACGAGCCGCTGGGCAAGGGCCCGGCCCAGCACGTGTTCGTCGGCTCAAAGTCTGACTGGTTCGAAATTACCGACCAGATTCCGCAGTTCGAGAAGACCGAGAGAACCAACGATCCCCATTAG
- a CDS encoding ABC transporter substrate-binding protein, whose product MFTKGPLARLLTIILALIVLPAIALADTWQHEQGTLTLDKTPKRVVTLNWAATEALLLLGVEPVGVADRDGYRVWVKEPELPEGVANVGARVAPSLEAIAQLEPDLIVTSSEMAPAARLLQRIAPTYVVSVYKQDSQPFAKASEMLTTLGDMLNREAQAESVLRDIEQTLETQKRRLEQAGLTEQPVALVNFLDDRHVRIYAPNGLYQRTLTALGLENAWPHQGNYWGFSVVGLEAIAPYPDSRIVVIEPTLPGLAETLSASPFWTYLPPVQREQIYRIEPVWPFGGVFPVKRLATLLTDSLLAGGSDNVR is encoded by the coding sequence ATGTTCACTAAGGGCCCGCTGGCGCGCCTGTTGACCATCATCCTTGCGCTCATTGTGCTGCCGGCCATTGCCCTGGCAGACACCTGGCAGCACGAACAGGGCACGCTGACTCTCGACAAAACACCAAAGCGGGTGGTCACCCTGAACTGGGCTGCAACCGAGGCGCTGCTGCTACTTGGCGTGGAACCGGTCGGCGTAGCAGACAGGGACGGCTACAGAGTATGGGTAAAAGAACCGGAGCTGCCTGAAGGGGTTGCCAATGTGGGCGCCCGGGTTGCCCCGAGCCTTGAGGCCATCGCCCAGCTTGAACCGGACCTGATTGTGACCAGCTCGGAAATGGCACCCGCCGCCAGGCTTCTTCAGCGCATCGCCCCAACCTATGTTGTGAGCGTCTACAAACAGGACAGCCAACCGTTCGCAAAAGCCAGTGAAATGCTGACGACACTGGGCGACATGCTGAATCGGGAAGCACAGGCGGAATCGGTGCTCAGGGATATCGAGCAGACCCTCGAAACCCAGAAACGCCGGCTGGAGCAAGCGGGGCTGACTGAACAACCCGTCGCTCTGGTCAATTTTCTGGACGACCGCCACGTTCGGATCTATGCGCCCAACGGACTCTACCAGAGAACACTGACAGCGCTGGGTCTGGAGAACGCCTGGCCTCACCAGGGTAATTACTGGGGGTTCTCGGTGGTCGGGCTGGAGGCCATTGCACCCTACCCCGACAGCCGCATTGTGGTGATCGAGCCTACCCTGCCAGGCCTGGCAGAGACACTGTCCGCCAGCCCGTTCTGGACCTACCTGCCGCCGGTTCAGCGCGAACAGATTTACCGGATTGAACCTGTCTGGCCCTTTGGCGGCGTTTTCCCCGTCAAGAGACTGGCAACCCTGCTGACAGACAGTCTGCTGGCCGGAGGCTCCGATAATGTCCGGTGA